The DNA window TCTAATGCCAGCATCTTACAGAACCCCACTACAATGATCAGACCTAGGAAATTAACATTTGTATGATACTATATAGCAAATTACAGTTCTTAGTTGAATTTTTCCAGTTTCCCcactaatatccttttttttctgttccaggacaCAATCCTTTCATTTAGTTGTTATTTCAACTTTTCATTATCATTCtgttcttaattttccttttatcccAAAGATTAGTGAGTAATCTGCTACTATGACAATGTCAATGATACAATCTAAATCTGTGTTCCAAAcatatgggaacttccaagtaTCCTCTTCTTATGAATTTCCAATTTTATTCCAATATGGTCAGATCACTTCAGTCTTTGCAACATTGGCACTTGGGAATTTACCTTAACTTCCTTTGTTGTCTTCACACAaggtctttcctttccttttcctttcctttcctttcctttcctttcctttcctttcctttcctttcctttcctttcctttcctttcctttttcttttcttttcttttcttttcttttcttcttttcttttcttttctagttttttggccatccagcagtatatggagttcttgggtcaggatcagatccaagcagcagatgtgtcctaagccacaactgtggcaaggcagggtccttaacccactgtgccaggccagggatggaacttgtgtcccagtgctcccaagataccacAGCGGGAGATCCCACACAAGGTTGTTTTTCCAATGACAATTCCATGTTCttagtttcttgttttgttttgatttgttttgctttcagGTTTGTTCGAGGTAATGAACAGGGCTGTGggcatgtttttgtgtttttgtatatGTTAAATTTACCTATAtaagtacatgtatatattagctatgtatattaacatatatttacatatgttaacTCAACTATTAAAGTGACAGAATTAAGTCTGAAAATAACAGTAATTGCCAAAAGGTAAATGTGTTTAAGTATCAATTAAAACAGAGATACAATCATAGGTTGCTCTATTTTAAGATTATCTGGTTCTGGTCATTTATGCCTgtccttaatcttttttttttcctttgctttttagggcctcactcatcctcactcatggtatatggaagttcccaggctaggggtcaaatcagagctgtagccacaggcctacaccccagccacagcaatgcaggatccgagctgtgtctgtgacctacaccacagctgacggcaacgccaaatccttaatccactgagcgaggccggggatggaacctgcatccttatggatcctagtcaggttccttaactgctgagccacgatgggaactcatgaGCTATCCTCCATCTTAATTTCTTGATTTCAGGTGCTGTGTAAGACATATTATGTGCATAATCTTCTGCAATGCTTGTCAGCAAGGGAGTATCAAGATCAATTTCCTTTGAGGGATAAGAAAACTAAGACTCAAAAAGATTGAGGGACCAACTTAACTCAGGTGTTTTTTAAGAACACTGTTTCAAAACAACTTCTCAAATTTTTTGAACTCAGGTGAATAATATGGTAGCCTTtcaaataaaaagggagaaaaagctgCACTTAATACTTACTAAGCCTTGTATACAGCCAGGagtataggcagcatattgagtataatgatcaaaggatttaCATTATTCTTTCAAAGATAGAACTCCAATCAGGAAGAGATTTTTTCCAATCAAAAATTTTATTAGCAATCCCAGCACagtaatttctttgaaaaaagattAGACTGCtgcctttttctttaattttacatttctttttggaTAAGTAAATAAAGGCAATGGTGAGCTCTGAAGTAGGGACTCAATCCAGATATGGAGACTTGAGACAATCATTTCCTACCACtgggatttaaaaaaagtaataataacaatttatTCAATTCAAACTATATATCAGGACCTGTGCTAAGCACCTTAGATGCATGACCTTATTTAACCCTCAAGGCAGACTGTTATTACAAACATCCTTTTGCAGATAGATGGACTAACCATGGTTTCAAGAGGTAAAGGAGCCTCTCCAGGAAGTTGAGCGTAGAGCTTATTAGAGACTGAGTTCCTAACCAtgggcctccctccctctctcccataaCAGATATGGCTGCCCTTCAAGGTTTAACTACACATCTGTGTCTGAATTCATCCTCATCAGCTTCTCCACCTTCCCCCATCTTCAGATGATGTTCTTCCTGCTCTTCTTTCTGAGGTACCTGTTCATATTGCtgggggaacctgctcatcatgaCCACCATCTGGAGGGAGCCTACCCTCCACACGCCCATGTACCTCTTCCTGTGCGCCCTCTCCTTCTCCAAGCTCCTCTATACATTTGCCGTCATCCCGTGCATGCTGCCCAACCTGCTCTCCAATGATTGCAACATCTCCTTCATGGCCTGTGCCAGCCAGATGTTCTTCTCCTTCACATTTGGCTTCACCCACTCCTTCCTGCTCACTATCATGGGCTATGActgctacgtggccatctgccaccccctgTGCTACAACGTGCTCACAAGCCTCAGTGGCTGGGCCTGCCTGGTGGCCTGGTCTGGGGTTGGGGGCTCAGTTGTTGGGCTGGTGGTAACAACGGCCATTTTCCAACTTACTTTTTGTGGGTCTAATGAGATCCACTATTTTGGCTGCCACATGCCACCTCTTCTGAAGTTGGCCTGTGGAGGCATCCCTGCTCTGGCTATTGGCATGGGCCTGGTGTGTATCTCAGCCCTGCTGGGCTGCGgtctcctcatccttctctcttATGCCTTCATTGTGGCCACCATCCCGAGGATCCCCTCTGCTGAGGACCAGCACAAGGCTTTCTCCACTTGTGCATCCCATCTCACCATGGTGATCGTGCATTCTGGCTTTGCCTCTGTCATCTACCTCAAGCCCAAGGGTCCTCAGTCTCTGGAAGGAGACACGCTGATGGGCATCACCTACAGGGTGCTCACTCCCTTCCTCAGCCCCGTCGTCTTCAGTCTCAGGAACAAGGAGCTGAAGAACATCATGAGAAAAACCTTCCTCAGCAAATTCTATCCCTCTAGCATCTGAGTGGCCAGTGTGGAAGTGGTTTCAGAATATGGTAGAAGGATGACTATACTCTCCTCTGTCCAGTGGAGTTAATAATGATTACCTTGTAATATTGGCATAAAGATTTGTGTGTGACCACACTTatcacataataggtgctcaataaatgttaatgtgttttcttctttctctcatggCACATGTGTGAGatactagttttatttttctttttaacaaataactttattgagatataattcacataccacaacATTCACCTATTTAAGGACTTGCCCTAAGGATGCAAAGCAAAACATGAGAGTTAATTTTCCTATGCCCACTCCAACAGTGTTAACAAAcgtaaaaaattttttcttgtccAATTGGATGAACAAAAGTTGAATCTCACAGTTACCTTCATTTAGCTTTATTCTTCTGAATTAGTTCAAGAGATATCTGAGAGCCTACCAGATGCTATGTAGGACTAtagcagtaaacaaaacaaaacaagaatccTTAACCTCCTTCAAACAACCTTCTAGTGGACAGAGACAGACAGTATCCAATGAGCAGATATACGCCAGGTGGTAATAAGGACATGGGACTCAAGTAAAGCAAATCAAAAGAGAAGAGGATGTAGCCTGGgaggtttctatttctttctatcaTAGAAGGGCTCATTGATAGCGGAACAGATAAGACTCTAAGGAATTGAAATTTGAGTTGCTGTTTTCTGATATAAAACAATGTGAGAGAATGAACTTTttgtgggtggggggagaaggagagtgtgataatgaaacagagaaagggagaaagggaattggagaaaaatataaagagagggagggaggagggagggaaagagaaagagaaagaaagaatgatagTTATAGCATGAATGTCCAAGGATTTAGGCATATTAAGCTCGAGATGCCTCCTAGATATCTACTTGGAGATACTGAGTAAGCAATTGGATAGGGATAAATACAGGAATTTGGGGATCACCCTATGTGCACAAGGTACATAAAGCCATGATACTAGATGAGATCCCCAGAGAGGACACTGATGAAGTCCAAGGACTGAATGGCTGCCTTGTGTTGGCTGTGTGAATGAACCATTAGTTTAACAGTCCTTTAAATGTGTGGAATATATCTATAAGATGTCCATcaaattaaataggaaaatggGAAGCAAGATTTAAACCCAGGTGATTCTTACCTCAAACACAGCTTCCCACACATTGTTTCCACTGCTTTGGAGGGCAATGAGGTGTCTCTCAGTAAACATAATAAGCCAGCATTCTGATTTGTTCAGTATTGTGCAGATTATATTAGTCCACACAAAACATATCTGTTAATCCATGATATCTTCCAAGCACCATGTGAGTGCTGGGTGTGATgatgagaaagacagacagatgtcCTGACTCCAGGAAGCTGATAGCCTAAGGAATCATAATAAGTTAGCAGAAGACATTGGGTTCCTGGCTCATTGTTGGTACCCAATCACATCCAGGTTCTCTTTCATTTGGATACCAGTAGGATCAGAGGTCAAGTTGGcctttaatgaaaaaaacaaaagaagctaGCAAGCATTCTTATCCAGATTGGTTCTGCTGCTAAGGGAGAGGTGTACCTTGGCTCAGTGTGAAAGTCACTCAGGAGCTCCTGCAAAACCAaaacttattttgaaatcatGTAATAGCTTGAATCTAAAGAAATATTCCATCAACGTCCCAAGGATGCATGCTCCAGTGAATGGGGGATTGCAGTTGTCCATCTCTGGTTTGAAATCTCCTAGGATGCTGGAGTGTTTGATTTGAAATCGGGATATTCTTCCATGGATGATGGACCCACAAAACCCACTGTTAGAAAACAACATGCGGAGTTTTTGGTGGAAGGGTCTGGGAATAAGAAAAGACCTACGCTGGAATCCTGACCTTACTAAGTTGTGTAATCTTGGATCAGTTATGCAACcattttgagcctcagtttcccctctgtCAAGAGCAATAGTTGTGAGTTTATTTGTTTAGGTATCCCACTGTAGGCTGTAATGTGGCAATGTATATGAGAGGTAACAGGAAACATGCAGTGTAGTCTGTGAAGGAAGATCCTCCGGTTTCCTCAGTTTTGACCGgaattttttcccacattttcacATGTCACATTAACATGGATGTTTTTACTGCTCACGTTATAGAGAAAGATTGATTTAGATAAAAGGTCTGTTTTTGGAATAGACCTACCACCAGATATATATGCAAAGTGTATGTGCAAGCTATCAGGGAATCTCAGAAGGGCCTAGAGATCAGAGCTCACTCTGGGTCCATTGTCTCTGCTTGGCCCAGCAAACACTTGTTTGcccaacatttgcttttccatcttcatGTGAATTGCTTTCTTCCCCTTTGAAATCCCAAACCACTACCCCCAATATCCTCTTTATCTTGAGCTGAAGGTGGTATTTGAGGTGAGGTGCTATTAATATTAGCTTCTCCAGTTGCAGATCGGTGCTCAGAGAAGTCAATTCACTTCACAATTGTCACATATCAAGAAATGGGATGGGCCAGAATTTGAACACGAGCCTATCTGATACAAGTCTTAATTATTAAGGCCTTGGCTATTAAGTTCATTTTCAGATTGAGGAGAAAAATTACCAATTTTCACTGCTGGTCAGCTTGTCTCTacttaagaaaacaaatgaaaaaatcttTAGCTATTGAATTGAAATGCTGTAATGGGTTCCCCATAGCAGACAATTAGTAGATCTCATCTGAACCTGCCAATCCAGCCTCACCCCAGTGATCTTATCAGCTGAGGGCCCTGAGCATCCATCCTAGGGGACATAGAGAGATGAAAATTCTAACACTGAGCAGCCTGCCTAACTCCACTGGCAAAATATTCCCTGGGAGCCAGTTTCAAGTTTCATTAGGGAAAAAGCCTCGGGATATTCTGTGATACCTGGGGGCTCATTAAAATTTTGCATACAACCCCAACTGCCACTTCAAatctggaaaatttttaaaaaaaatccctaagtTTCAGGCACAGAGCTAAGGCAGATAAGGTCAGATGCATAGATTAGGGCTAAGGTGCAGACAGAGACACAGGTCGACCCCACTCTTGAGAAATGGTCCCTGGATACTTTTCCTACTTACTTTTCAGCCCAAACTTTGATTGGCAGCAAGAGCTATAAGTGGGAAATTAGAGGTGTTCTTCTCTTCCCCTAAGGCACAGATGTTCAAACAGCCATATGCTATAGCATTTGCCATGACACCCTGGGAAGCTGAACCCAAGACACACAAAGCAGCTAGTGTTGTATGCTGCTGGGAGTTACAGCTTTCACTTCCTCAATAATAATGCTCACTGCACTTTGTGATATAAACTCCTGCTCAACACCTCCCCTCTTCTCCGAGTACCACTGGCAGCCCCCCAAAGTGTAGTACCAGTCTGCACTTGATCAAGATCATGTTTCTCCAACCTGGTATCTAACAGGTACAAAATAATGCTTGTTAAAGAAACAAGCAGAAAACTATGTCATTACAACCCTAGAGAAAGCCTATGAATGGCTACCccttaatttctctgaaattcatTTTCAGGCATGGTTTGCATCAGAGGAACCCACCTGTCCTTGTGAAAGTATCATGGCTAATATCCCCTATGTAAAAGAGTGTCATCTTGTGGTTGTTGGGGTTATGGAGAAAGGTGCATTGATTCAGACCCCGGTCTGAAGACACAATGAGCCACTGTCCCCTTCTTGCTGCTCAAGTGCCCTGTCTTCTGTTGCTTGAATGAGTAATCATATTCCCACCTCAGGTCCTTTGCACATGTTGTTCCATTTGCCTGGTAtactctttcccctccctcttcctctccctctagAGTAGAAGTCTTACTAGAATGTTACCTTCTCCATAAAGCCTCCCCTTAGTCTGCTGCATTCTCTATAGATCTAGTCATTGGTCTCTCACAGCCTTCAGTCTTTCCTTCCACCAACTTCTCACTTTTGTTTAAATGCTATTTCTCATCATCTGCTTTTTCTCTCTACTGTAATGTCCATGAGAGCGGGTATGTCAGTCCTCGTCACTGTGGTCTCTCCACAGATGGGATCAGATATTTCTTATACATCTGTTGAAGACATATTTCTAGAGTTGTATATTCTCTGAGTTGGAGATAAGAGTTATCTCAAGTAGAGTCTTTAGGTACTGAGGATGGTCATGCTTATTGAACTAACCAACTAGTGCATCCAGTTCTGACTTTGCCTTTTTATTAAAGAGAAGATCAAGAGTgaggtttcctttttctatttgcCATTGCATAGTCTCAGAATAGAGGACACCTATTGAGCAAAGACACCGACCAAGGAATTGAAGGGTCCTTCAACTCCACCTAAGTGTTCAATCCTTAGAGAGAATTTTatcctataaatatttatgatatacCTGGTGTGTACTCAAGGTAAAAGGACACTGGGACCCAGATTTCATTTCTAAGAGGTTATGGACAAGGGTGAGAAGCAGGCAAGTGCATAAGTCATTCTGATACTGCAAGAGAAATGCAGTCCTTTACTCAAGATAAAAAGATCCCAAAAGGGAAATCCATAACAAGAGGCACAAACACTAAAGGGTATCTGTCAGATTCATATGCTAAGGATCAGACTGATACACATGGCAGACTCTCAGCACATCCATTAACTCAAGAGCTTGGTGCAGTGGAAGAAAGTGTGTGGGGAACGTTTTTCTTGAGGGAATGGTGAGTTCTGACCCTCATGCCCTGAGAACAGGCTGGGCACACAGCAGGGGCAGAGGAATGTTTGAGGAATGAAACATCTTGGATTAGCATGCACTGGTCATGCCCTGGGCCAAATCCAGCTGAGGGGCACAGAGATCCATGGGTCTTCCTGGGAGAAAAGCTGAGCAAGTTATAAGGCTGTGGTTTGAAAGGACTTTGGTTACATGTCATTATTTCTCTGGTGACCACACACTgctgggcacatagtaggtgctcaataaatatttgtgcaaCAAATGAGAGAATAGAGTCCACagttaaagaaaaaactttaggagttcctgttgtggctcagcagaaactaatctgactagcatcaatgaagatgcagttttgatccctggcttcacacagtgggttaagggttattgtgagctgtggattaggttgcagacgcggctcccatctgatgttgctgtggctgtggtgtaggccagcggctacagctctgattggacccctagccagggaaactccatatgccttgggtacagccctaaaaataaattaaaaaaaaaagaaagaaaaagaaaaagaaaaaattttacatCATGGTAGAGGGAGAGTTCACTTTTACcaagcacttactctgtgccaatCTCTTTACATGCGTTGTGTCTTTTATCTGtacaattcagtcacatcttccaaaagagaaaaagcagcccAGAGAAGCCAAGGCACACATCTTAGTCACAGTGCCCCCTCCAGGCAAGCCTGCAAAATCACCTTAACTGTGATGTTGGTTTCCTATACTCTGTTTCTAGACTTAGTATTGACTCCATTCTGTGGCTCCAGTCCCATTTCCTAAACTCTGGTCACACAGGAGTAGCAATAAAGAGTTTTTTCTTAAGTCTTGGTTCCATTTCTTGACTGAACATCTGTCCTCTGATGTCCTTTAGTGATATCGTCTGTGTCGAGGAAATTCCCTTAAATACCAGGTCTTCTGCTATCCAGAGGATAAAATTCCAAAGACTTTTGGCATCAGAACTGAGATATAATCAATTTCCActgttttaagccattttgtttgtggtaatttgttttaTCAGCCCCAAGAAACTAATAGAAGGGCTGATGCTATCCTCCAGATTATATGTGCTTGCTTCAACCAGGCTGGAGTTTGGAAGATGAGAATATggcaaatgggaagagaagaggaatgGAACTGCATTGTGGCTAGGAGCCCGGGAGCTTGACTGTTCATGGCTGTAAGATCCTGGCACtatcttctccttcctttcccagtCCTTTATCCAACACCCTGGGTTCTCTAAAGCACCTCTCTGACCCTGCCCTTCTGCTTCCCATAGGACCAGTCATCCATCCCTCTCCTAGAACAATCCCAGTTGCTGGGAGCCAGGATTTCCTGACCAAAATAGATGCAGACTTGGCCTGAGAGCCCCATGCTATCCTCTCTGGGATGGTCCAGGGGTGCCTTTTATGGCATGTGAATGGTCTTGGGCTCTTGAGATGCAATGTCCACATTGGATCCAGAAAGGGAAGGAGCCCCTGAGGTTTACAGATTAGGGGAGGGGCAAAGCCTCCTTGCATTCCACCCCTGGTCCAGTTAGAGACGTCTCGTCAACTCTCTCTCCCCATCTAACCATCCTGTTCCAGGCCACAGAATAGCCCAGCTCCCAGCAGAGCACTGAGGGTTGTCAGGGATTATTTGGAGGCTGTGTGCACATTGTGGGTTGATCCCATTAAAGCCTGATGTA is part of the Sus scrofa isolate TJ Tabasco breed Duroc chromosome 2, Sscrofa11.1, whole genome shotgun sequence genome and encodes:
- the LOC100513462 gene encoding olfactory receptor 10H1-like, whose translation is MTTIWREPTLHTPMYLFLCALSFSKLLYTFAVIPCMLPNLLSNDCNISFMACASQMFFSFTFGFTHSFLLTIMGYDCYVAICHPLCYNVLTSLSGWACLVAWSGVGGSVVGLVVTTAIFQLTFCGSNEIHYFGCHMPPLLKLACGGIPALAIGMGLVCISALLGCGLLILLSYAFIVATIPRIPSAEDQHKAFSTCASHLTMVIVHSGFASVIYLKPKGPQSLEGDTLMGITYRVLTPFLSPVVFSLRNKELKNIMRKTFLSKFYPSSI